The following coding sequences are from one Synechococcus sp. HK05 window:
- a CDS encoding aminotransferase class I/II-fold pyridoxal phosphate-dependent enzyme, which yields MALLERLLAAPPALPLHLPAHARGHALAPGLRRLLRQAPGRWDLPELPEIGGPLEAEGAVAEAQAAAAARLGAERCWFGVNGASGLLQVALLALARPGDRVLLPRNLHRSLLHGCVLGQLRPVLFDLPFDPATGLWLPPTPAGLERHLAEALAAGPLAAVVLVSPSYQGMAADLPALVALAHQRGLPVLLDEAHGAYGGLDPRLPASGLASGADLVVQSLQKAAGGLAQSAALLQGAGADAQAAAARSAAIERALLWLQTSSPSALLLAAAATALEHLHSAAGRRQLARAITTALQLRSRLQQAGVPLLPSADPLRLSVHTAALGINGLDADAWLMERGVIAELPEPGCLTFCLGLAPPRRVLRQLPRHVQALQRALGAPPLAPFSAPPLPPVAEPEWPLEQAWRAPWQRVPLAQATGRLAAEPLCPYPPGIPLLIPGERIDAARADWLVQQQQLWPGQIADTVKVVAD from the coding sequence ATGGCTCTGCTGGAGCGTCTGTTGGCGGCCCCGCCGGCCCTGCCCCTGCACCTCCCAGCCCATGCCCGGGGCCACGCCTTGGCCCCGGGCTTGCGTCGCCTGCTGCGGCAGGCACCCGGCCGCTGGGATCTCCCCGAATTGCCCGAGATCGGTGGGCCGCTGGAAGCGGAGGGAGCCGTGGCGGAGGCACAGGCCGCAGCGGCCGCCCGGCTGGGGGCGGAGCGCTGTTGGTTCGGCGTGAATGGCGCCAGCGGGCTGTTGCAGGTGGCGTTGCTGGCCCTCGCCCGGCCCGGTGATCGGGTGTTGCTGCCGCGCAATCTGCACCGCTCACTGCTGCATGGCTGCGTGCTCGGCCAGTTGCGGCCGGTGCTGTTTGATCTGCCCTTCGATCCGGCCACGGGCTTGTGGCTGCCTCCCACCCCGGCTGGCCTGGAGCGGCATCTGGCGGAGGCCTTGGCGGCGGGGCCGCTGGCGGCGGTGGTGTTGGTGTCGCCCAGCTATCAGGGCATGGCAGCCGATCTGCCGGCTCTGGTGGCGCTGGCCCATCAACGGGGCTTGCCGGTGCTGCTCGATGAGGCCCACGGCGCCTATGGCGGGCTGGATCCCCGCTTGCCGGCCTCGGGCTTGGCCAGCGGCGCCGATCTGGTGGTGCAATCGCTGCAGAAGGCAGCTGGCGGCCTGGCCCAGAGCGCCGCGCTGCTGCAAGGGGCTGGCGCGGATGCCCAGGCCGCTGCGGCCCGCAGCGCAGCGATCGAGAGAGCCTTGCTCTGGTTGCAAACCTCCAGCCCCAGCGCCCTGTTGCTCGCGGCGGCGGCCACAGCCTTGGAGCACTTGCATAGTGCGGCTGGGCGCCGCCAGTTGGCCCGCGCCATCACCACCGCCCTGCAGCTCAGGAGCCGGCTTCAGCAGGCGGGCGTGCCCCTGCTGCCCAGCGCCGATCCGCTGCGCCTGAGCGTGCACACCGCCGCGCTGGGCATCAACGGGCTCGACGCCGATGCCTGGCTGATGGAGCGAGGCGTGATTGCGGAGCTGCCTGAGCCCGGTTGCCTCACGTTTTGCTTGGGGTTGGCGCCACCGCGGCGGGTGCTACGGCAGCTGCCGCGGCATGTGCAAGCGCTGCAGCGAGCCTTGGGAGCGCCCCCGCTCGCTCCCTTCTCAGCGCCGCCCTTGCCGCCCGTGGCGGAGCCGGAGTGGCCGCTCGAGCAGGCCTGGCGGGCGCCCTGGCAGCGGGTGCCTCTGGCTCAGGCCACGGGCCGGCTGGCCGCTGAGCCGCTCTGCCCCTATCCACCCGGGATCCCGTTGTTGATTCCAGGGGAGCGCATCGACGCCGCCCGGGCCGATTGGTTGGTGCAGCAACAACAGCTGTGGCCCGGTCAGATCGCTGATACGGTGAAGGTTGTGGCCGATTGA
- the cbiT gene encoding precorrin-6Y C5,15-methyltransferase subunit CbiT produces MGAPGDGPFQWDFVTPGLPDAAFADAPGFSPTPLELRVMLLAHLRPRPDSLVWDVGGGTGALALEIARLMPAGQVHTLERDPEAIELLKRNGERFGATNLHIHAGDAPDGLSQLPPHPDRVLLEVGRPLRQVLDLVWEALVPAGRLVISTASLEGLVDATDTLGRLEARDLQVVQATVHRMQRRGSQARLAAAEPLFLIAAERP; encoded by the coding sequence ATGGGTGCGCCCGGCGATGGCCCCTTCCAGTGGGACTTCGTAACGCCTGGGCTGCCGGATGCCGCCTTTGCCGATGCGCCCGGCTTCAGCCCCACGCCTCTGGAACTGCGGGTGATGTTGCTGGCCCATCTGCGCCCACGCCCGGATTCGCTGGTGTGGGATGTGGGCGGCGGCACCGGAGCGCTGGCCCTGGAGATTGCTCGCCTGATGCCCGCCGGCCAGGTGCACACCCTCGAGCGCGATCCTGAAGCGATCGAGCTGCTCAAGCGCAATGGAGAGCGCTTCGGTGCCACCAATCTGCACATCCATGCCGGGGATGCCCCGGACGGCCTGAGCCAACTGCCCCCCCATCCCGATCGGGTGTTGCTGGAGGTGGGGCGCCCCCTGCGGCAGGTGCTTGATCTGGTGTGGGAAGCTCTGGTGCCGGCGGGACGCCTGGTGATCAGCACCGCCAGCCTGGAGGGCCTGGTGGATGCCACCGACACCCTCGGGCGTTTGGAAGCCCGCGATCTGCAGGTGGTGCAGGCCACGGTGCACCGGATGCAGCGGCGCGGCAGTCAAGCCAGGCTGGCGGCGGCTGAACCGCTGTTTCTGATCGCTGCCGAACGCCCTTGA
- a CDS encoding phosphatidate cytidylyltransferase, protein MIPAPRSRTSPQRLLSGYAVGAFGFVVVVLGGWWFTLALGVMVHLGLLEYFRLARFKGIRPASKTTLVVVQLLLITTQWAHGGDAQALGFSADLAAAVLPLSGAAICGWLLLQPLTGSIADIAASIFALFYLGFLPSYWIRLRDLTDPALAPRLNGLSQAWPHLSSGMVLMLMACFLIVATDIGSYVIGRRYGRRPLSPISPGKTVEGAFGGVGCAALLGGVFAELLGWNWGWAVGALLGVVVALFALVGDLTESMMKRDAGVKDSGDLLPGHGGILDRIDSYLFTPAVFFTVVTLLLPLIR, encoded by the coding sequence TTGATTCCCGCGCCCCGCTCCCGCACCTCCCCCCAGCGCCTGCTCAGCGGCTACGCCGTGGGGGCGTTTGGGTTTGTGGTGGTGGTGCTGGGCGGTTGGTGGTTCACCCTCGCCCTGGGGGTGATGGTGCACCTGGGACTGCTGGAGTATTTCCGCCTGGCCCGCTTCAAGGGCATCCGCCCCGCCAGCAAAACCACGTTGGTGGTGGTGCAGCTGCTGTTGATCACCACCCAATGGGCCCACGGTGGTGATGCTCAGGCCTTGGGATTTTCCGCGGATCTGGCGGCCGCGGTGTTGCCCCTCTCGGGCGCGGCAATCTGCGGCTGGCTGCTGCTGCAACCCCTCACCGGCAGCATCGCTGATATCGCCGCCTCGATCTTTGCGCTCTTTTATCTGGGCTTTTTGCCCAGCTATTGGATCCGTCTGCGGGATCTCACTGATCCGGCCCTGGCGCCGCGGCTGAATGGCCTCAGCCAGGCCTGGCCCCACCTCAGCTCGGGCATGGTGCTGATGCTGATGGCCTGCTTCCTGATCGTGGCCACCGACATCGGCTCTTATGTAATCGGGCGTCGCTACGGCCGCCGGCCCCTCTCGCCGATTTCACCGGGCAAAACCGTGGAAGGGGCCTTCGGCGGAGTGGGTTGTGCCGCCCTGTTGGGGGGGGTGTTCGCCGAACTGCTCGGCTGGAACTGGGGCTGGGCTGTGGGGGCGCTGTTGGGTGTGGTGGTGGCCCTGTTCGCCCTGGTGGGGGATCTCACTGAATCGATGATGAAGCGCGATGCCGGCGTGAAGGATTCCGGTGATCTACTGCCTGGCCACGGCGGCATCCTCGATCGCATCGATAGCTATTTGTTCACCCCGGCGGTGTTTTTCACCGTGGTGACCCTGCTGTTGCCGTTGATTCGCTGA
- a CDS encoding DUF2993 domain-containing protein, with translation MADDTQTPRTSPVLQLLASGLQFWIRQQCEAVDSLELQLHGSSLGLLRGRLEGVSLVARGVVFSSLEIERVELRSEAIEVQVGNLLRGKAVQLDQPFHIEGIVVFSAGGLGRSLCTPHWRPLGDQLVDGLLGLTPLQSVSIERDQLVLQAQDQRCATVPRAVDGGLQLCGVEGCPCVSLPSDPNIEIREANLEGGVLQLHGRARVSP, from the coding sequence ATGGCTGACGACACGCAGACACCCCGCACGAGCCCGGTGCTGCAGCTCCTAGCCAGCGGCTTGCAGTTTTGGATTCGCCAGCAATGCGAGGCCGTTGACAGCCTCGAGCTGCAACTCCATGGCTCCAGCCTGGGGTTGCTGCGCGGCCGCCTCGAAGGCGTGAGCCTGGTGGCCAGGGGTGTGGTGTTCAGCTCGCTGGAGATCGAGCGGGTGGAGCTGCGCAGCGAGGCGATCGAGGTGCAGGTGGGCAACCTGCTGCGCGGCAAGGCGGTGCAGCTCGATCAGCCCTTCCACATTGAGGGCATCGTGGTGTTCAGTGCTGGTGGGCTGGGCCGTTCCCTTTGCACCCCGCACTGGCGCCCCCTGGGGGATCAACTGGTGGACGGGCTGCTGGGCCTCACCCCCCTGCAGAGCGTGAGTATCGAGCGCGACCAACTGGTGCTGCAGGCCCAGGATCAGCGCTGCGCCACGGTTCCTCGTGCCGTGGACGGCGGCCTGCAGCTCTGCGGGGTGGAGGGTTGCCCCTGCGTCTCACTGCCCAGCGATCCCAACATTGAAATCCGCGAAGCCAACCTTGAAGGCGGGGTGCTGCAGCTCCACGGGCGGGCGCGGGTGTCGCCCTGA
- a CDS encoding alpha/beta fold hydrolase, with protein MSATALPASPQELVAHAAEHLLDPDGRALAAAVQWWTIPTLEGGPWPVAVVGEGPPLLALHGFDSSHLEFRRLAPLLAPQHQLFIPDLFGFGFCPRPLNAPYGPAAVLEHLEHVLEEVLRRSGAAQVGLIGASMGGSVAVELARRCPEQIERLLLLAPAGLTGQPMPVPPLLDQLGARFLGLPAIRRGLCRSAFAMPDRDVGPAELEIASLHLACPNWARALGAFARSGGFAGCGYPLPPQPLQVLWGQNDRILRPPQKRAAQALLGERITELDCCGHLPHIDQPATVARIWHG; from the coding sequence GTGAGCGCAACGGCACTCCCCGCCTCCCCCCAGGAGCTCGTAGCCCACGCCGCTGAGCACCTGCTTGATCCCGATGGCCGGGCCCTCGCCGCTGCCGTGCAGTGGTGGACGATCCCAACCTTGGAGGGCGGCCCCTGGCCCGTGGCCGTGGTGGGCGAAGGGCCGCCGCTGCTGGCGCTGCATGGCTTCGACAGCTCCCACCTGGAGTTCAGACGGCTGGCGCCCTTGCTCGCGCCGCAGCATCAGCTGTTCATCCCGGATCTGTTCGGCTTCGGCTTCTGCCCTCGGCCCCTCAACGCCCCCTACGGCCCGGCGGCGGTGCTGGAACACCTGGAGCACGTGCTCGAGGAGGTGCTGCGCCGCAGCGGAGCAGCGCAGGTGGGCTTGATCGGCGCCTCGATGGGGGGATCGGTGGCGGTGGAGCTGGCCCGCCGCTGCCCCGAACAGATCGAGCGGTTGCTGCTGCTGGCACCTGCGGGCCTCACGGGCCAACCGATGCCGGTGCCCCCGCTCCTGGATCAATTGGGAGCACGCTTCCTCGGCTTGCCCGCGATCCGCCGGGGCCTCTGCCGCTCCGCCTTCGCCATGCCCGATCGGGATGTGGGGCCTGCGGAGCTGGAAATCGCCTCGCTGCACCTGGCCTGCCCCAACTGGGCCAGAGCCCTGGGAGCCTTTGCCCGCAGCGGTGGTTTCGCCGGTTGCGGGTATCCCCTGCCCCCACAACCCCTGCAGGTGCTCTGGGGCCAAAACGACCGGATCCTGCGGCCACCCCAGAAACGCGCCGCCCAAGCTCTGTTAGGAGAGCGGATCACCGAGCTGGACTGCTGCGGGCATCTGCCCCACATCGACCAGCCCGCCACCGTGGCTCGCATCTGGCATGGCTGA
- a CDS encoding iron-containing alcohol dehydrogenase family protein, translated as MQQHAIAPAVVLRGEGAWQEAWPAIQTLCSRPLLLGRSPATRQLRGQLAAELRQLGLTLSEAELEHDCCEGDLERISATLRSNACDAVVAAGGGKVLDAGKLLAHRHGLACITVPTSAATCAGWTALANLYSAQGAFEGDVALDRCPDLLVFDHALVRQAPAHTLASGIADAMAKWYEASVSSGASRDGLVQQAVQMARVLRDQLLLEAREAMAQPGGEAWVRVAEACGLTAGLIGGIGGARCRTVAAHAVHNGLTQLEASHGRLHGEKVGFGILVQLRLEEVIGGNRLAGQARRQLLPLFQELGLPVSLGDLGLEQASLGELQQVAAFACRPGSDLHHLPFSVQPSDVLAALVSTTTSSEAPLSTTQG; from the coding sequence ATGCAGCAACACGCGATCGCTCCAGCGGTTGTTCTGCGGGGTGAAGGGGCCTGGCAGGAGGCGTGGCCGGCGATCCAAACGCTCTGCAGCCGGCCTCTGCTGCTGGGCCGGAGCCCGGCAACGCGCCAGCTGCGCGGGCAGCTGGCGGCGGAACTGCGCCAGCTGGGCCTCACGCTGAGCGAAGCCGAACTCGAGCACGACTGCTGCGAGGGCGATCTGGAGCGGATCAGCGCGACCCTGCGCAGCAACGCCTGCGACGCCGTGGTGGCCGCCGGCGGCGGCAAGGTGCTCGATGCGGGCAAGTTGCTGGCGCACCGCCATGGCCTGGCCTGCATCACCGTGCCCACCAGCGCCGCCACCTGTGCCGGCTGGACGGCCCTGGCCAATCTCTATTCAGCCCAAGGGGCCTTTGAAGGCGACGTTGCCCTGGATCGCTGCCCTGATCTGTTGGTGTTCGACCACGCCTTGGTGCGGCAGGCACCCGCCCACACCCTGGCCAGCGGCATCGCCGATGCCATGGCCAAGTGGTACGAAGCCTCGGTGAGCAGCGGCGCGAGCCGCGACGGGCTGGTGCAACAGGCGGTGCAGATGGCGCGGGTGTTGCGCGATCAGCTGCTGCTGGAGGCCCGGGAGGCGATGGCCCAGCCCGGCGGTGAAGCCTGGGTGCGGGTGGCGGAGGCCTGCGGCCTCACGGCGGGGTTGATCGGTGGGATCGGCGGGGCCCGCTGCCGCACCGTGGCGGCCCATGCGGTGCACAACGGCCTCACCCAACTGGAGGCCAGCCATGGCCGGCTCCATGGCGAAAAGGTGGGCTTCGGGATCCTGGTGCAGCTGCGCCTGGAAGAGGTGATCGGGGGCAACCGCTTGGCGGGCCAGGCGCGGCGCCAGCTGCTGCCGCTGTTCCAGGAGCTGGGGCTGCCGGTGAGCCTGGGCGACCTGGGCCTGGAGCAGGCCAGCCTCGGCGAACTGCAGCAGGTGGCAGCCTTCGCCTGCCGGCCCGGATCCGACCTGCATCACCTGCCCTTCAGCGTGCAGCCCAGCGATGTGCTCGCCGCACTGGTGAGCACCACCACCAGCAGCGAAGCTCCCTTGAGCACCACCCAGGGTTGA